From one Salinibacterium hongtaonis genomic stretch:
- the dxs gene encoding 1-deoxy-D-xylulose-5-phosphate synthase, producing the protein MSLLETIHGPRDLDGLSSAQLSQLAEEVRRFLITQVSKTGGHLGPNLGVVELTIALHRVFHSPNDPIIFDTGHQSYVHKLLTGRQDFSALRQRGGIAGYPQRSESEHDVVESSHASSSLSWADGVSRAFEMSGQDDRHVAVVVGDGALTGGMTWEALNNISYDNTRNLVIVVNDNGRSYAPTIGGMARFLNDVRTRSTYRTLHVGSRQLFDRLGAPARAFYRGVRGGLHGFLSRFTNNEALYSNLDIKYLGPIDGHDVTALEKALSQAKAYSAPVIVHVITQKGKGFEPALADEADQFHAVGQIDSETGESVEIAGAASWTSVFADEIVSLAESNPRLVGITGAMLRPVGLHKMAHRFPERVLDVGIAEQHAATSAAGLAFGGLHPVVAVYATFLNRAFDQVLMDVALHKAGVTFVLDRAGVTGPDGPSHHGMWDLAVFQVVPGIRIAAPRDATRLREELGEAVAVEDGPTIVRFSKGTVGAEIAAVRRTVDGVDILREAETKDVLIMTVGPMAELGLAVADRLAQQGIGATVVDPRWVVPIPSSVIELSAEHRLVISIEDGVRVAGIGTRLRQDMRAAGVDTAVTELGLPDEFLDHGTRAQIMEQVGLTPQKIARDVVAQVLGSKIPVARQEREPAPQDQVDAEN; encoded by the coding sequence ATGAGCCTTCTCGAGACCATTCACGGTCCTCGTGATCTCGACGGACTCTCCTCCGCTCAGCTCTCGCAGCTGGCGGAGGAGGTCCGTCGTTTTCTTATCACGCAAGTGTCGAAGACCGGTGGGCACCTGGGACCAAATCTCGGTGTCGTAGAACTGACCATTGCGCTGCACCGCGTGTTCCACTCCCCAAACGACCCGATCATTTTTGACACGGGTCACCAGTCCTATGTGCACAAGCTGCTCACAGGGCGACAAGACTTCAGCGCACTCCGACAGCGGGGCGGCATTGCCGGTTACCCGCAACGATCCGAATCTGAGCACGACGTCGTTGAGAGCTCGCACGCGTCGAGCTCGCTGTCGTGGGCGGATGGGGTCTCCCGCGCCTTCGAAATGTCTGGGCAGGATGACCGCCATGTCGCCGTGGTCGTCGGCGATGGCGCTCTCACGGGCGGTATGACGTGGGAAGCGCTGAACAACATCAGCTACGACAACACCCGCAACCTCGTCATCGTCGTCAATGACAACGGCCGATCCTACGCGCCGACTATCGGCGGGATGGCGCGCTTTCTCAACGATGTGCGCACTCGAAGCACCTATCGAACGCTTCATGTCGGCAGCCGTCAGCTCTTTGATCGCCTTGGTGCGCCCGCTCGGGCGTTCTACCGCGGCGTGCGCGGCGGACTCCACGGATTTTTGAGTCGCTTCACCAATAATGAAGCGCTCTATTCGAACCTCGATATCAAGTACCTCGGACCCATCGACGGCCACGACGTAACCGCCCTCGAAAAAGCGTTGTCCCAGGCCAAGGCCTATTCAGCGCCGGTGATCGTTCACGTCATCACCCAGAAGGGTAAGGGCTTTGAACCCGCGCTTGCGGACGAGGCAGACCAGTTCCACGCCGTAGGGCAGATTGACTCTGAGACAGGCGAGTCGGTCGAGATTGCCGGTGCGGCGTCGTGGACTTCGGTTTTTGCTGATGAGATCGTTTCGCTCGCAGAATCAAATCCGCGTCTTGTGGGTATTACGGGCGCGATGCTTCGCCCCGTGGGTCTGCACAAGATGGCCCACCGGTTCCCTGAGCGGGTTCTCGACGTCGGAATAGCAGAGCAGCATGCAGCGACCTCAGCGGCTGGCCTTGCCTTTGGCGGACTGCATCCGGTGGTTGCGGTCTATGCGACCTTCTTGAACCGAGCGTTCGACCAAGTCCTTATGGATGTTGCGCTGCATAAGGCCGGCGTTACGTTCGTGCTCGACCGCGCTGGCGTTACGGGCCCCGACGGGCCCAGTCACCACGGCATGTGGGACCTGGCCGTTTTTCAGGTTGTTCCCGGCATCCGCATCGCGGCACCCCGTGATGCGACTCGCTTGCGCGAGGAGCTGGGCGAGGCGGTCGCGGTTGAGGATGGCCCCACGATCGTAAGGTTCTCGAAGGGAACCGTAGGAGCGGAGATCGCTGCTGTCCGTCGAACCGTCGACGGCGTCGACATTCTGCGCGAGGCTGAAACCAAAGACGTCCTGATCATGACCGTTGGCCCCATGGCAGAGCTTGGCCTCGCCGTCGCAGACCGGCTTGCGCAGCAGGGCATCGGCGCGACGGTTGTAGACCCGCGTTGGGTGGTCCCGATTCCCTCGAGCGTGATCGAACTTTCCGCAGAACACCGTCTCGTGATCTCGATCGAAGACGGAGTGCGGGTTGCTGGTATTGGCACGCGGCTCCGGCAGGACATGCGCGCTGCAGGCGTAGACACTGCCGTCACCGAGCTCGG
- the acnA gene encoding aconitate hydratase AcnA has translation MSSINSFGSRDTLSVGSTDYEVFRLDTVAGHEKLPFSLKVLLENLLRTEDGANVTKEQIEALGSWDPTAEPDTEIQFTPARVVMQDFTGVPCIVDLATMREAVADLGGDPEKVNPLSPAELVIDHSVIADLFGSADALERNVEIEYERNGERYQFLRWGQTAFEDFKVVPPGTGIVHQVNIEHLAKVTYTRTVGGTLRAYPDTCVGTDSHTTMVNGLGVLGWGVGGIEAEAAMLGQPVSMLIPKVVGFKLTGSIPAGVTATDVVLTITDILRKHGVVGKFVEFYGEGVGAVPLANRATIGNMSPEFGSTAAMFPIDDVTLDYLRLTGRSDEQVALVEAYSKLQKLWHDPSVEPAFSEYLELDLSTVVPSIAGPKRPQDRIELSSAKAQFEKDLNNYASVEHDLVDLEIAESFPASDPPGNSPESAESQHFHVHSSHAPSTASKPTSVSLENGENFVLDHGAVTIAAITSCTNTSNPSVMLAAGLLARNAAKKGLKAKPWVKTTLAPGSKVVTDYYAKAGLTDDLEALGFYTVGYGCTTCIGNSGPLAEEISAAINDNDLAVTAVLSGNRNFEGRINPDVKMNYLASPPLVIAYALAGSMNFDFESDSLGTDNDGNEVFLKDIWPDAAEVQATIDSSIDTEMFNHEYASVFEGDERWRSLPTPAGATFEWAPESTYVRKPPYFDGMTMETTPVVDITGARVLAKLGDSVTTDHISPAGSIKGDSPAGQYLVEHGVDRKDFNSYGSRRGNHEVMIRGTFANIRLRNQLLNDVEGGYTRDFTQADAPQSFIYDASQKYQEQGTPLVILGGKEYGSGSSRDWAAKGTSLLGVKAVITESFERIHRSNLIGMGVVPLQFPAGQSADSLGLDGTEVISISGLTELNEGRTPKTVKVVAVPSEHSPEGKQPVEFDAIVRIDTPGEADYYRNGGILQYVLRSLV, from the coding sequence ATGTCGTCAATAAACAGTTTCGGATCCCGGGACACGCTCTCGGTCGGATCCACCGACTACGAGGTGTTCCGTCTCGACACGGTCGCCGGCCACGAGAAGCTTCCCTTCAGCTTGAAGGTGCTCCTCGAAAACTTGCTCCGCACCGAAGATGGTGCCAACGTCACCAAGGAGCAGATCGAAGCGCTCGGATCGTGGGACCCCACGGCAGAGCCTGACACCGAGATCCAGTTCACCCCGGCCCGCGTGGTCATGCAGGACTTCACCGGCGTTCCCTGCATCGTGGACCTTGCGACCATGCGTGAGGCTGTTGCCGACCTCGGCGGCGACCCCGAGAAGGTTAACCCGCTTTCACCGGCAGAGCTCGTCATCGACCACTCCGTGATTGCTGACCTCTTCGGCAGCGCGGACGCACTCGAGCGCAACGTCGAGATCGAGTACGAGCGCAACGGTGAGCGTTACCAGTTCCTGCGCTGGGGTCAGACCGCATTCGAAGACTTCAAGGTTGTTCCCCCGGGAACCGGCATCGTGCACCAGGTGAACATCGAGCACCTCGCCAAGGTCACCTACACTCGCACGGTCGGTGGCACCCTTCGCGCTTACCCCGACACCTGTGTTGGTACCGACTCCCACACGACGATGGTCAACGGTCTCGGCGTACTCGGATGGGGCGTTGGCGGTATCGAGGCTGAGGCGGCCATGCTGGGCCAGCCCGTATCCATGCTCATCCCCAAGGTTGTCGGTTTCAAGCTCACGGGGAGCATCCCCGCTGGTGTTACGGCTACCGACGTTGTGCTTACGATCACCGACATCCTGCGCAAGCACGGTGTCGTCGGCAAGTTCGTGGAGTTCTACGGTGAGGGCGTCGGCGCAGTGCCGCTGGCCAACCGTGCCACGATCGGCAACATGAGCCCCGAGTTCGGCTCTACTGCGGCGATGTTCCCCATCGACGACGTCACCCTCGACTACCTGCGCCTCACGGGCCGCAGCGACGAGCAGGTCGCACTCGTGGAGGCGTACTCCAAGCTCCAGAAGCTGTGGCACGACCCGTCGGTCGAGCCCGCATTCAGCGAGTACCTCGAGCTCGACCTGTCGACGGTTGTTCCCTCGATCGCGGGACCGAAGCGTCCTCAGGACCGCATCGAGCTCAGCTCGGCCAAGGCCCAGTTCGAGAAGGACCTCAACAACTACGCGTCGGTAGAACACGACCTTGTTGACCTTGAAATCGCGGAGTCGTTCCCCGCATCGGACCCGCCCGGAAACAGCCCCGAGAGCGCCGAGAGCCAGCACTTTCACGTTCACAGCAGCCATGCCCCGTCGACGGCGTCAAAGCCGACCTCGGTGTCGCTGGAGAACGGAGAGAACTTCGTTCTCGACCACGGTGCTGTGACCATCGCGGCCATCACCTCGTGCACCAACACGTCGAACCCCTCCGTCATGCTGGCCGCTGGCCTTCTGGCCCGCAACGCGGCGAAGAAGGGCCTCAAGGCCAAGCCGTGGGTCAAGACCACGCTCGCCCCCGGTTCGAAGGTTGTCACCGACTACTACGCGAAGGCTGGGCTCACTGACGACCTCGAAGCTCTCGGCTTCTACACGGTCGGTTACGGCTGCACCACGTGCATCGGTAACTCCGGCCCGCTGGCCGAAGAAATCTCCGCTGCGATCAACGACAATGACCTTGCCGTAACCGCAGTTCTCTCGGGCAACCGTAACTTCGAGGGTCGTATCAACCCCGACGTCAAGATGAACTACCTCGCAAGCCCGCCTCTTGTGATTGCCTATGCGCTGGCAGGGTCGATGAACTTCGACTTTGAATCAGATTCGCTCGGCACCGACAACGACGGCAACGAGGTGTTCCTTAAGGACATCTGGCCCGACGCTGCCGAGGTCCAGGCCACGATCGACAGCTCGATCGACACCGAGATGTTCAACCACGAATACGCATCGGTGTTTGAGGGTGACGAGCGGTGGCGTTCGCTTCCCACCCCCGCGGGAGCAACGTTCGAGTGGGCTCCCGAGTCCACCTACGTTCGTAAGCCCCCGTACTTTGACGGAATGACCATGGAGACGACCCCGGTCGTCGACATCACGGGAGCTCGCGTCCTCGCGAAGCTGGGCGACTCGGTTACGACCGACCACATCAGCCCCGCCGGTTCGATCAAGGGTGACAGCCCCGCAGGCCAGTACCTCGTGGAGCACGGGGTTGACCGCAAGGACTTCAACTCCTACGGCTCGCGTCGTGGCAACCACGAGGTCATGATTCGCGGAACGTTCGCGAACATCCGTCTCCGCAACCAGCTTCTCAATGACGTCGAGGGTGGTTACACCCGCGACTTCACGCAGGCGGATGCCCCCCAGTCGTTCATCTACGACGCGTCGCAGAAGTATCAGGAGCAGGGCACCCCGCTCGTCATCCTGGGCGGCAAGGAGTACGGCTCGGGCTCGTCACGTGACTGGGCGGCAAAGGGCACCAGTCTCCTGGGCGTCAAGGCGGTCATCACGGAGTCGTTCGAGCGAATTCACCGCTCCAACCTCATCGGTATGGGCGTAGTACCGCTGCAGTTCCCCGCAGGGCAGAGTGCAGATTCGTTGGGACTCGACGGCACCGAGGTCATCAGCATCTCCGGCCTGACCGAGCTCAACGAGGGCCGCACGCCCAAGACCGTCAAGGTCGTTGCTGTGCCGAGCGAGCACTCTCCCGAGGGCAAGCAGCCGGTCGAGTTCGATGCGATCGTTCGCATCGACACGCCGGGAGAGGCCGACTATTACCGCAACGGGGGAATCCTGCAGTACGTGCTCAGGAGCCTCGTCTAA
- a CDS encoding DUF3159 domain-containing protein — protein MTSALPPEPADDAQPSARDALKTAFGDAARGAGIGAVTPGEVPTAKSLLAAVGGVRGLIESILPGLGFLVVYTLTKDLLLSVSVPLVVAVAFVVVRAATKSMVMPAVAGLIGIGVSAVLALMTGRAEDNFLPGLIINVVSLTVLLVSILVRWPLIGLIVGVLTGELTEWRDDRTKRRVLTVATWLWVGLFAARLLVQAPLYFAGEPELLGGAKLIMGVPLYAAMLWVTWLLVRAAFTRPAAEPSVGVSP, from the coding sequence GTGACATCCGCGCTCCCCCCAGAGCCTGCAGACGACGCTCAGCCGTCCGCTCGTGACGCCCTGAAGACGGCGTTTGGCGACGCCGCTCGCGGCGCAGGCATCGGTGCGGTGACGCCTGGAGAGGTCCCGACGGCCAAGTCGCTGCTGGCTGCTGTCGGCGGCGTGCGAGGCCTCATCGAGTCAATCCTTCCCGGGCTGGGCTTTCTCGTTGTCTACACGCTGACGAAAGACCTTCTCCTCTCCGTTTCGGTGCCCCTCGTGGTCGCTGTTGCCTTCGTTGTTGTCAGGGCCGCCACGAAGTCGATGGTTATGCCGGCGGTCGCTGGTCTCATCGGCATCGGGGTTTCGGCAGTTTTGGCGCTCATGACGGGGCGCGCGGAGGACAACTTTTTGCCCGGTCTCATCATCAACGTGGTCTCTTTGACCGTTCTGCTCGTGAGCATCCTGGTGCGGTGGCCGCTGATTGGCCTGATCGTCGGCGTACTCACGGGGGAACTCACGGAGTGGCGGGACGATCGCACCAAGCGCAGGGTTCTCACTGTGGCCACCTGGCTGTGGGTCGGTCTTTTTGCCGCACGCCTGCTCGTGCAAGCCCCGCTGTACTTCGCGGGAGAACCGGAGCTTCTTGGGGGAGCGAAGCTCATCATGGGTGTTCCGCTCTATGCCGCGATGCTCTGGGTTACGTGGCTTCTTGTCCGGGCAGCGTTCACGCGGCCAGCGGCGGAGCCGAGCGTGGGAGTTTCGCCCTAA
- a CDS encoding DUF3710 domain-containing protein, translating into MEDEVLQQAKSAPADRETDGPLDESEANPVRPYVDLGGIKILPREGLQLRLEVEEGSKRVVAVGLDYAGSTLQVQPFAAPRSTGLWHEIRQQIAEQIAKQGGTTKLTAGVFGPELLAEIPANAPGQPGSKRLARFVGVDGPRWFLRGVIAGDGVVDPEAAAKIEDLFRSIVVVRGSSPMPPRDLIPLQMPKTGAQVQPNPSETV; encoded by the coding sequence ATGGAGGACGAGGTTCTTCAGCAGGCCAAGTCCGCTCCTGCCGACCGGGAAACCGACGGCCCGCTCGATGAGAGCGAGGCCAATCCCGTTCGCCCGTATGTCGACCTTGGCGGCATCAAGATTCTCCCTCGTGAGGGGCTTCAGCTGCGTCTTGAGGTAGAGGAGGGCAGCAAGCGCGTCGTGGCTGTCGGCCTCGACTACGCCGGTTCGACGCTGCAGGTGCAGCCGTTTGCCGCGCCGCGATCGACGGGACTGTGGCACGAGATTCGCCAGCAGATCGCGGAGCAGATTGCCAAACAGGGCGGAACGACCAAGCTGACGGCCGGAGTTTTCGGCCCAGAGCTTCTTGCTGAGATTCCCGCGAACGCACCGGGGCAGCCTGGTTCAAAGCGGCTAGCTCGCTTTGTGGGCGTCGATGGTCCCCGTTGGTTCCTTCGGGGCGTCATCGCCGGCGACGGCGTCGTTGATCCTGAAGCGGCGGCGAAGATTGAGGATCTGTTCCGCAGCATCGTTGTGGTTCGCGGATCGAGCCCGATGCCTCCGCGCGACCTGATCCCGCTGCAGATGCCTAAGACCGGCGCTCAGGTTCAGCCCAATCCATCGGAGACCGTGTAA
- the dut gene encoding dUTP diphosphatase: MPESLEIPIVAEYVPAYAHPGDAGADLRSAESLVLGPGERATVGTGVAIAVPDGYAAFVMPRSGLAARNGITIVNAPGTVDAGYRGEIRVTLLNTDPREPFSVAEGDRIAQLIIMPVVRAAFSSIQQLDATVRGESGFGSTGLAAREGDSA; encoded by the coding sequence GTGCCTGAAAGCCTCGAGATCCCGATTGTTGCGGAATATGTGCCCGCCTATGCCCATCCCGGCGACGCTGGAGCGGACCTGAGATCTGCTGAATCGCTCGTGCTGGGCCCAGGGGAGCGGGCAACGGTCGGCACCGGGGTCGCCATTGCTGTCCCCGACGGATATGCGGCGTTCGTAATGCCGCGGAGCGGCTTGGCGGCACGCAACGGCATCACCATTGTGAATGCGCCCGGCACAGTAGATGCGGGCTACCGCGGCGAGATCCGCGTCACACTTCTCAATACCGATCCCCGCGAACCTTTTTCGGTGGCTGAAGGCGATCGCATCGCTCAGCTCATCATCATGCCGGTCGTACGAGCGGCATTCAGCAGTATTCAACAATTGGATGCCACGGTGAGAGGTGAATCCGGTTTCGGATCCACCGGCCTCGCGGCACGGGAAGGAGACAGCGCGTGA
- a CDS encoding DUF3093 domain-containing protein → MILFRERLLPSRGLLVALLLLIPATLLVFLPINQTVGVVAAIALYLASCGTLIAISPVVEVTPERITVGRASLPIEFAGAPEAYSGGEATAERGVRLDARAWIVFRGGIASVVKIPVVDEKDPAPYWLISSRRPDQFVSAVSEAKRHTPSK, encoded by the coding sequence ATGATCCTCTTTCGCGAACGACTGCTTCCCTCGCGAGGCCTTCTCGTTGCCCTCCTGCTGCTGATTCCCGCAACGCTGTTGGTGTTTCTGCCCATCAATCAGACTGTCGGCGTCGTCGCGGCGATCGCGCTTTACCTCGCCAGCTGCGGCACCCTGATTGCGATCTCTCCGGTCGTCGAAGTGACACCGGAGCGAATCACAGTCGGGCGGGCCAGCCTTCCCATCGAGTTCGCCGGGGCGCCCGAGGCCTACTCGGGCGGCGAGGCGACGGCCGAGCGCGGCGTGCGCCTCGATGCTCGTGCGTGGATCGTCTTTCGGGGCGGAATCGCTAGCGTCGTCAAGATTCCGGTTGTTGACGAAAAAGATCCGGCCCCCTACTGGTTGATTTCCAGTAGGCGACCGGATCAATTCGTCTCTGCAGTGTCCGAGGCTAAGCGGCACACTCCAAGCAAATAG
- a CDS encoding DUF4193 domain-containing protein, protein MATDYDAPRKTDDDSESIEALKERVPDKMSGVVDSDDADNPGGFELPGADLSDLELDVVVLPPQADEFTCISCFLVKHRSQIDHTEKLGSICLECAA, encoded by the coding sequence ATGGCAACCGACTACGACGCACCTCGAAAGACCGACGATGACTCCGAGAGCATCGAGGCACTGAAGGAGCGAGTCCCAGACAAGATGTCTGGCGTTGTCGACTCGGATGACGCGGACAACCCTGGTGGCTTTGAGCTGCCGGGTGCGGACCTCTCAGATCTCGAGCTCGACGTCGTCGTGCTTCCCCCACAGGCCGATGAATTCACCTGCATCAGCTGCTTCCTTGTGAAGCACCGTTCGCAGATCGACCACACAGAGAAGCTCGGCTCTATTTGCTTGGAGTGTGCCGCTTAG
- the sepH gene encoding septation protein SepH produces the protein MQDLRVIALENGVLTAAADDGTRYRITIDDETQAKLRRRSPVNAAERKVGPREIQSHIRAGMSAQDVADLTGAELDYVERFEGPVLAEREFIVTASRSVPVNTAADVEPLGGSTFGSAIDERLDELGASDIAWASWKDPESGWVVKLTFTANSVSHDARWQFDPKKSTLAPTNSDATTLSQQGELPGSLIPRLRAVTDTKSPDTSRFDSGAFTDEQLSQRDTSPYGEAIPFMRSGISPAAVNRDAAEDASGVGHTADLLEALRRRRGERESAPSEDSFDEAKASHPSTGSIRVIDVPLSAFDDNSPSESPSAAPPAPVAPTVNSTSSTPGLSKPARKGRASMPSWDDIVFGAKSDDD, from the coding sequence ATGCAAGACCTGAGAGTCATCGCACTTGAGAACGGTGTACTAACCGCCGCGGCGGACGATGGGACCCGTTACCGGATCACCATTGACGACGAGACGCAGGCAAAACTGCGCCGAAGGTCCCCCGTCAACGCTGCCGAGCGCAAGGTGGGGCCCCGGGAGATCCAGTCCCATATCCGAGCAGGGATGTCGGCCCAGGACGTGGCCGATCTCACGGGAGCAGAGCTCGACTATGTCGAGCGGTTCGAGGGCCCGGTATTGGCGGAACGAGAATTCATCGTGACCGCCTCCCGAAGCGTGCCCGTGAACACCGCGGCCGATGTCGAGCCGTTAGGCGGATCGACCTTTGGATCAGCAATTGACGAACGTCTCGACGAGCTTGGCGCCTCCGACATCGCTTGGGCGAGCTGGAAAGACCCCGAGTCCGGTTGGGTCGTCAAACTGACTTTCACGGCCAATTCTGTTAGTCATGACGCTCGCTGGCAGTTTGATCCGAAAAAGTCGACACTGGCCCCCACAAACTCAGACGCGACGACCCTGAGCCAGCAAGGTGAATTGCCCGGCTCCCTCATACCCCGCCTTCGCGCGGTCACTGACACGAAGTCACCCGATACCTCACGCTTTGACAGCGGAGCCTTCACGGATGAACAGCTCAGCCAACGCGACACCTCGCCCTACGGTGAGGCGATCCCCTTCATGCGCTCGGGGATCTCTCCCGCCGCCGTCAACCGCGACGCTGCGGAGGATGCTTCCGGGGTTGGCCACACGGCGGATCTCCTCGAAGCCCTTCGTCGTCGTCGCGGTGAGCGCGAGTCGGCGCCCAGCGAGGATTCGTTCGACGAAGCAAAAGCCTCGCACCCGTCGACCGGCAGCATCCGAGTGATCGACGTTCCTCTTTCAGCGTTCGACGACAACTCGCCGAGCGAATCACCCTCCGCCGCTCCCCCCGCTCCGGTCGCCCCCACCGTTAATTCCACTAGTTCCACGCCGGGACTATCGAAGCCCGCCCGCAAGGGTCGCGCCTCTATGCCCAGCTGGGACGACATTGTGTTCGGCGCGAAGTCCGACGACGACTAG
- a CDS encoding alkaline phosphatase family protein, with translation MPSLLASVRGQDNTLRLPPTRSAIVVVADGLGSHMLKASGGHARRLAAAAGPKASIASGFPTTTASALATLTTGTLPGRHGLVGYTVLDPAHDRVVNQLSGWEGTLDPLTWQRMPTQFEVAATLSIPSFAVGAARYEDSGFTRAVLRGAEFAVGASIAERLDTARAHLAAAGGIAYVYVPELDQAGHRSGWASDRWLTALEDLDSAMARFLAAAPADEGIILTADHGMVDVPDRNHVIVDESSALREGIRHIAGEPRCLHLHWEPSLGAAQKQHIIQRWREAEESRSWVVTRDEAIGAGWFGPVDAEVAPRIGDVLIAARKGVAYYTSESAKGRGMVGQHGSLTGEETMVPLLRFGAFAL, from the coding sequence ATGCCGAGTTTGCTCGCGTCGGTTCGGGGCCAAGACAACACACTGCGTCTTCCCCCGACGAGATCGGCGATCGTGGTGGTTGCCGATGGACTCGGTAGCCACATGCTCAAGGCGTCGGGCGGGCATGCTCGGCGACTGGCCGCCGCCGCAGGACCCAAAGCCTCCATCGCCTCAGGATTTCCCACAACGACGGCGTCGGCCCTCGCGACCCTCACAACGGGAACGCTGCCGGGGCGGCACGGCCTCGTCGGGTACACCGTCCTCGATCCGGCCCATGACCGTGTCGTGAACCAGCTGAGCGGGTGGGAGGGCACGCTCGATCCGCTCACCTGGCAGAGGATGCCGACACAGTTCGAAGTTGCCGCGACTCTCTCGATCCCGTCATTCGCGGTCGGTGCTGCCCGTTATGAAGACTCCGGGTTTACCCGTGCGGTGCTGCGTGGCGCCGAGTTCGCGGTCGGGGCAAGCATTGCCGAGCGTCTAGACACGGCGAGGGCACACCTTGCCGCAGCGGGGGGAATCGCCTATGTCTATGTGCCGGAACTCGACCAGGCCGGGCACCGCTCTGGGTGGGCTTCTGACCGTTGGCTGACTGCGCTCGAAGATCTCGATTCTGCGATGGCTCGGTTTCTCGCCGCCGCTCCCGCAGACGAGGGAATCATCCTTACGGCCGACCACGGCATGGTTGATGTGCCCGACCGCAACCATGTCATTGTCGACGAGAGCTCTGCACTACGCGAGGGCATCCGTCATATCGCGGGCGAACCACGATGCCTCCACCTCCACTGGGAGCCGTCACTTGGCGCTGCCCAGAAGCAGCACATCATTCAGCGCTGGCGGGAGGCAGAAGAGTCTCGTTCGTGGGTGGTGACGCGGGACGAGGCGATCGGTGCCGGATGGTTCGGCCCGGTCGATGCTGAAGTTGCGCCTCGAATCGGAGACGTTCTCATAGCGGCCAGGAAAGGCGTCGCGTATTACACGTCGGAATCAGCGAAGGGACGCGGCATGGTCGGACAGCATGGATCGCTGACCGGGGAAGAGACAATGGTTCCCCTGCTCAGATTCGGCGCTTTTGCGCTGTGA